A portion of the Myxococcales bacterium genome contains these proteins:
- a CDS encoding DUF4388 domain-containing protein, producing MQDPTAKAPPPPPRSGRQFVLRFISGKYQGGEFPLVADKTVFVGRSSDLDMVLVEDMVSRKHAGIHVQGDQVWIEDLGSTNGTFVNGEKIKRARLKEGDRVLIGTSILKLVATDGTSTRDVPSAEQRPELESVAAQRRTSQARTMSGSIEEVPLPDLLQLFGTSKKSGVLVIRTEDSTGKIFLRKGNIFFASINDLDDVPPVKSIYRLLTWEKGLFDLEPPEEREFSTTVDLTVPEVLMEGLRQLDEFNRIKPQLPAPNARLRVPMPLEAQLRNLTPEALDMFQLALSFPQLETVLNRAPGTDLDGAEQLLKLIKGGYLIAE from the coding sequence ATGCAAGACCCGACAGCCAAGGCGCCTCCTCCGCCCCCGCGGTCGGGCAGGCAATTCGTGCTGCGCTTCATTAGCGGCAAGTACCAGGGCGGCGAGTTCCCGTTGGTCGCCGACAAGACCGTGTTCGTCGGGCGCTCGAGCGATCTCGACATGGTCCTGGTCGAGGACATGGTGAGCCGCAAGCACGCTGGCATCCACGTTCAGGGCGACCAGGTCTGGATCGAGGACCTCGGTTCGACCAACGGCACCTTCGTCAACGGCGAGAAGATCAAGCGCGCCCGCCTCAAGGAAGGCGACCGCGTCCTCATCGGAACGAGCATCCTCAAGCTCGTGGCCACCGATGGAACGTCGACGCGCGACGTGCCCAGCGCCGAGCAGCGCCCCGAGCTCGAGAGCGTGGCCGCGCAGCGGCGGACCAGCCAGGCGCGCACCATGTCGGGCAGCATCGAAGAGGTGCCGCTACCGGACCTGCTTCAGCTCTTCGGCACCTCGAAGAAGAGCGGCGTACTGGTTATTCGGACGGAAGACTCGACCGGCAAGATCTTCCTCCGCAAGGGCAACATCTTCTTCGCGAGCATCAACGACCTCGATGACGTGCCGCCTGTGAAGAGCATCTACCGGCTGCTCACCTGGGAGAAGGGCCTCTTCGATCTAGAGCCGCCGGAGGAGCGTGAGTTCTCGACGACCGTCGACCTCACGGTGCCGGAGGTCCTCATGGAGGGCCTTCGTCAGCTCGACGAGTTCAACCGCATCAAGCCGCAGTTGCCGGCGCCCAACGCGCGCCTCCGCGTTCCGATGCCGCTCGAGGCCCAGCTCCGCAACCTGACGCCCGAGGCGCTCGACATGTTCCAGCTGGCGCTCAGCTTCCCGCAGCTCGAGACGGTGCTCAACCGCGCCCCAGGGACCGACCTGGACGGCGCTGAGCAACTCTTGAAGCTCATCAAGGGCGGCTACCTCATCGCCGAGTGA